A segment of the Lentimicrobiaceae bacterium genome:
ACGGTGAGATTGACGGCGAAAAAATTGTGTATTACGAAGATCAGCAAAACAAAATTATGGAGCATTCGCAATATACAAACGGTATGCAAAACGGATTTTCTAAATATTACGATACCAAAGGAAACCTTATTGCCGAATATAATTACGTTTTTAATGTATTAGAAGGAACTCAAAAGACATATTACCCCGAAGCTGTGCCAATGAGCGAACAGACGTACACCAACAACTTAGAAAACGGAGTTTTTAAAGAATACTACGAAAACGGAAACGAAAAAGTTGTTGGAAACTACAATATGGGAAACAAAGAAGGAATTTGGACTTACTACGACGAAGAAGGTTTTAAAAATCTTGAAGGCTTATACCAAAACGGAGTTCAAGAAGGCAGATGGAAACATTACGATGCCAAAGGTAAAGTTATAAAAACCGATAGGTACAAAAACGGAGTTTTAAAATAATTTATTTTGATGAAGTCAGTTGAAATTGCCAATCCTTTTGGCGAAATGGATAATTATCAGTGTTTTGGTTGTGCTCCCGACAATCCGTTTGGGTTGCAAATGAAATTTAAGTTGGAAGGCGATGAGGTTGTTTCGGAATGGAACCCAAAAGAGCATTTTCAGGGTTGGAATGGTGTTTTGCATGGAGGTATTCAGGCAACACTAATGGACGAAATTGCCAGCTGGGTCGTTTTTACTATTCTTGAAACATCGGGAGTAACTTCAAAAATGCAAGTAAACTTAGTTAAACCGCTTAAAATAAAAAACGGACCATATACGCTCAGAGCCAAACTTATTGAAACCAAAAACAATATTGCATCGGTTAGTGTTACTCTTGCCGATAGCAATAATATTGTTTGTTCCGATGCAATTATTGATTATTTTTATTATCCGGTGGAGATAGCAAAAAGAAGATTGTTTTATCCGGGCATAGAAAAGTTTTTGCCCGAATTATAATATGTTAAACATTTGTGATGCAAGAAAAAAAGTGGTACGCTGCATATACACGACCAAGAGCAGAGAAAAAAGTTTATGAAAGACTTACTAATAACGGTTTTGAAGCTTACCTTCCTATTCAACATGTAAAACGCAAGTGGAGCGACAGATATAAATGGGTTGATGTTCCGCTATTGCCTTCGTATATTTTTTTAAAACTTTCGCCAAGAGAATACATTGATGCCATTAAAACCGATGGATTGGTAAGGTATATTACTCTTACAGGGAAACCTACTCCTATTCCGGAAGTACAGATTAATAATTTAAAAATACTGCTGAACGAAAAAGATGCAGACATTGAGATTGAACTAAGTAGAGAAAACTTTAAACCCGGAACACCCGTAGTAATTAAATATGGAGCCTTTGCAGGAATTGAAGGAGAAGTTGTTGAACACAGGGGCAGCAAGCGCTTGCTCTTGCGACTAGATAATATCGGTCAGTCGATTACTGTAACATTGCCTATTAAT
Coding sequences within it:
- a CDS encoding PaaI family thioesterase, yielding MKSVEIANPFGEMDNYQCFGCAPDNPFGLQMKFKLEGDEVVSEWNPKEHFQGWNGVLHGGIQATLMDEIASWVVFTILETSGVTSKMQVNLVKPLKIKNGPYTLRAKLIETKNNIASVSVTLADSNNIVCSDAIIDYFYYPVEIAKRRLFYPGIEKFLPEL
- a CDS encoding toxin-antitoxin system YwqK family antitoxin; translated protein: MMKHIIFLLTLLSIICTASVVKSQNQRDDKGNKIGLWEEKTNMGTETGYYIDNQKHGSWALYANNNRLTKITSYINGIKQGVEVTLDNRGYLQSDVNFENGKLHGKETIYKYGYIPTSVIDYKNGEIDGEKIVYYEDQQNKIMEHSQYTNGMQNGFSKYYDTKGNLIAEYNYVFNVLEGTQKTYYPEAVPMSEQTYTNNLENGVFKEYYENGNEKVVGNYNMGNKEGIWTYYDEEGFKNLEGLYQNGVQEGRWKHYDAKGKVIKTDRYKNGVLK
- a CDS encoding UpxY family transcription antiterminator, with the protein product MQEKKWYAAYTRPRAEKKVYERLTNNGFEAYLPIQHVKRKWSDRYKWVDVPLLPSYIFLKLSPREYIDAIKTDGLVRYITLTGKPTPIPEVQINNLKILLNEKDADIEIELSRENFKPGTPVVIKYGAFAGIEGEVVEHRGSKRLLLRLDNIGQSITVTLPINLIEIETDKQKK